From a region of the Pan paniscus chromosome 19, NHGRI_mPanPan1-v2.0_pri, whole genome shotgun sequence genome:
- the LOC129394455 gene encoding developmentally-regulated GTP-binding protein 2 isoform X7 — MGILEKISEIEKEIARTQKNKATEYHLGLLKAKLAKYRAQLLEPSKSASSKGEGFDVMKSGDARVALIGFPSVGKSTFLSLMTSTASEAASYEFTTLTCIPGVIEYKGANIQLLDLPGIIEGAAQGKGRGRQVIAVARTADVIIMMLDATKGEVQRSLLEKELESVGIRLNKHKPNIYFKPKKGGGISFNSTVTLTQCSEKLVQLILHEYKIFNAEVLFREDCSPDEFIDVIVGNRVYMPCLYVYNKIDQISMEEVDRLARKPNSVVISCGMKLNLDYLLEMLWEYLALTCIYTKKRGQSQDGSVGPDVWLTFSPSRPAERPDFTDAIILRKGASVEHVCHRIHRSLASQFKAPAPSTVRSGWA, encoded by the exons ATGGGGATCTTAGAGAAGATCTCGGAGATCGAGAAGGAGATCGCTCGGACACAGAAGAACAAGG CCACTGAGTATCATCTGGGCCTGCTGAAAGCTAAGCTCGCCAAGTATCGGGCCCAGCTCCTGGAACCGTCCAAATCGGCCTCGTCCAAAGGAGAGGGCTTTGATGTCATGAAGTCGGGTGATGCCCGTGTGGCGCTGATTGGATTTCCCTCTGTGGGTAAG TCCACATTCTTGAGTCTGATGACCTCCACGGCCAGCGAGGCAGCGTCCTATGAGTTCACCACTCTGACGTGTATTCCTGGGGTCATTGAA TACAAAGGTGCCAACATCCAGCTCCTGGACCTTCCTGGAATCATTGAAGGCGCAGCCCAAG GAAAAGGCCGTGGCCGGCAGGTGATCGCTGTGGCGCGCACGGCTGACGTCATCATCATGATGCTGGATGCCACCAAGGGAGAGGTGCAGAG GTCTCTGCTGGAGAAGGAGCTGGAGTCTGTGGGCATCCGCCTCAACAAGCACAAGCCTAACATCTACTTCAAG CCCAAGAAAGGTGGTGGCATCTCCTTTAACTCGACAGTCACGCTGACCCAGTGCTCGGAAAAGCTGGTGCAGCTCATCCTACATGAATACA AGATCTTCAATGCAGAAGTGCTCTTCCGAGAAGACTGCTCCCCGGACGAGTTCATCGATGTGATCGTGGGCAACCGGGTGTACATGCCCTGCCTGTAT GTTTATAACAAAATCGACCAGATCTCCATGGAAGAGGTGGACCGCCTGGCCCGAAAACCCAACAGTGTGGTCATCAG CTGCGGCATGAAGCTGAACCTGGACTATCTGCTGGAGATGCTTTGGGAGTACTTGGCCCTGACCTGCATCTACACCAAGAAGAGAGGAC AATCACAAGATGGCAGTGTGGGCCCTGATGTGTGGCTGACGTTCTCCCCATCCCGCCCTGCAGAGAGGCCAGACTTCACAGACGCCATCATTCTCCGGAAAGGGGCCTCAGTGGAGCACGTG TGCCACCGCATCCACCGGTCACTCGCCAGCCAGTTCAA
- the LOC129394455 gene encoding developmentally-regulated GTP-binding protein 2 isoform X4: MGILEKISEIEKEIARTQKNKATEYHLGLLKAKLAKYRAQLLEPSKSASSKGEGFDVMKSGDARVALIGFPSVGKSTFLSLMTSTASEAASYEFTTLTCIPGVIEYKGANIQLLDLPGIIEGAAQGKGRGRQVIAVARTADVIIMMLDATKGEVQRSLLEKELESVGIRLNKHKPNIYFKPKKGGGISFNSTVTLTQCSEKLVQLILHEYKIFNAEVLFREDCSPDEFIDVIVGNRVYMPCLYVYNKIDQISMEEVDRLARKPNSVVISCGMKLNLDYLLEMLWEYLALTCIYTKKRGQRPDFTDAIILRKGASVEHVCHRIHRSLASQFKYALVWVSLWVESKQGGRPRTAPGLGMKQGIHTLCVVFLSFLWGLACLCVCPP, from the exons ATGGGGATCTTAGAGAAGATCTCGGAGATCGAGAAGGAGATCGCTCGGACACAGAAGAACAAGG CCACTGAGTATCATCTGGGCCTGCTGAAAGCTAAGCTCGCCAAGTATCGGGCCCAGCTCCTGGAACCGTCCAAATCGGCCTCGTCCAAAGGAGAGGGCTTTGATGTCATGAAGTCGGGTGATGCCCGTGTGGCGCTGATTGGATTTCCCTCTGTGGGTAAG TCCACATTCTTGAGTCTGATGACCTCCACGGCCAGCGAGGCAGCGTCCTATGAGTTCACCACTCTGACGTGTATTCCTGGGGTCATTGAA TACAAAGGTGCCAACATCCAGCTCCTGGACCTTCCTGGAATCATTGAAGGCGCAGCCCAAG GAAAAGGCCGTGGCCGGCAGGTGATCGCTGTGGCGCGCACGGCTGACGTCATCATCATGATGCTGGATGCCACCAAGGGAGAGGTGCAGAG GTCTCTGCTGGAGAAGGAGCTGGAGTCTGTGGGCATCCGCCTCAACAAGCACAAGCCTAACATCTACTTCAAG CCCAAGAAAGGTGGTGGCATCTCCTTTAACTCGACAGTCACGCTGACCCAGTGCTCGGAAAAGCTGGTGCAGCTCATCCTACATGAATACA AGATCTTCAATGCAGAAGTGCTCTTCCGAGAAGACTGCTCCCCGGACGAGTTCATCGATGTGATCGTGGGCAACCGGGTGTACATGCCCTGCCTGTAT GTTTATAACAAAATCGACCAGATCTCCATGGAAGAGGTGGACCGCCTGGCCCGAAAACCCAACAGTGTGGTCATCAG CTGCGGCATGAAGCTGAACCTGGACTATCTGCTGGAGATGCTTTGGGAGTACTTGGCCCTGACCTGCATCTACACCAAGAAGAGAGGAC AGAGGCCAGACTTCACAGACGCCATCATTCTCCGGAAAGGGGCCTCAGTGGAGCACGTG TGCCACCGCATCCACCGGTCACTCGCCAGCCAGTTCAAGTACGCCCTGGTGTGGGTGAGTCTCTGGGTGGAAAGCAAGCAGGGGGGTAGACCCAGGACAGCCCCTGGGTTAGGCATGAAGCAAGGCATTCACACTCTCTGCGTGGTGTTCCTGTCCTTCCTGTGGGGATTGgcatgtctgtgtgtctgtcctcCATAG
- the LOC129394455 gene encoding developmentally-regulated GTP-binding protein 2 isoform X8: MGILEKISEIEKEIARTQKNKATEYHLGLLKAKLAKYRAQLLEPSKSASSKGEGFDVMKSGDARVALIGFPSVGKSTFLSLMTSTASEAASYEFTTLTCIPGVIEYKGANIQLLDLPGIIEGAAQGKGRGRQVIAVARTADVIIMMLDATKGEVQRSLLEKELESVGIRLNKHKPNIYFKPKKGGGISFNSTVTLTQCSEKLVQLILHEYKIFNAEVLFREDCSPDEFIDVIVGNRVYMPCLYVYNKIDQISMEEVDRLARKPNSVVISCGMKLNLDYLLEMLWEYLALTCIYTKKRGQRPDFTDAIILRKGASVEHVCHRIHRSLASQFKTHTPRDIFLDLGQSRLR, from the exons ATGGGGATCTTAGAGAAGATCTCGGAGATCGAGAAGGAGATCGCTCGGACACAGAAGAACAAGG CCACTGAGTATCATCTGGGCCTGCTGAAAGCTAAGCTCGCCAAGTATCGGGCCCAGCTCCTGGAACCGTCCAAATCGGCCTCGTCCAAAGGAGAGGGCTTTGATGTCATGAAGTCGGGTGATGCCCGTGTGGCGCTGATTGGATTTCCCTCTGTGGGTAAG TCCACATTCTTGAGTCTGATGACCTCCACGGCCAGCGAGGCAGCGTCCTATGAGTTCACCACTCTGACGTGTATTCCTGGGGTCATTGAA TACAAAGGTGCCAACATCCAGCTCCTGGACCTTCCTGGAATCATTGAAGGCGCAGCCCAAG GAAAAGGCCGTGGCCGGCAGGTGATCGCTGTGGCGCGCACGGCTGACGTCATCATCATGATGCTGGATGCCACCAAGGGAGAGGTGCAGAG GTCTCTGCTGGAGAAGGAGCTGGAGTCTGTGGGCATCCGCCTCAACAAGCACAAGCCTAACATCTACTTCAAG CCCAAGAAAGGTGGTGGCATCTCCTTTAACTCGACAGTCACGCTGACCCAGTGCTCGGAAAAGCTGGTGCAGCTCATCCTACATGAATACA AGATCTTCAATGCAGAAGTGCTCTTCCGAGAAGACTGCTCCCCGGACGAGTTCATCGATGTGATCGTGGGCAACCGGGTGTACATGCCCTGCCTGTAT GTTTATAACAAAATCGACCAGATCTCCATGGAAGAGGTGGACCGCCTGGCCCGAAAACCCAACAGTGTGGTCATCAG CTGCGGCATGAAGCTGAACCTGGACTATCTGCTGGAGATGCTTTGGGAGTACTTGGCCCTGACCTGCATCTACACCAAGAAGAGAGGAC AGAGGCCAGACTTCACAGACGCCATCATTCTCCGGAAAGGGGCCTCAGTGGAGCACGTG TGCCACCGCATCCACCGGTCACTCGCCAGCCAGTTCAA GACACACACACCCAGGGATATCTTCCTTGACCTTGGccagtccaggctgaggtga
- the LOC129394455 gene encoding developmentally-regulated GTP-binding protein 2 isoform X2, with product MGILEKISEIEKEIARTQKNKATEYHLGLLKAKLAKYRAQLLEPSKSASSKGEGFDVMKSGDARVALIGFPSVGKSTFLSLMTSTASEAASYEFTTLTCIPGVIEYKGANIQLLDLPGIIEGAAQGKGRGRQVIAVARTADVIIMMLDATKGEVQRSLLEKELESVGIRLNKHKPNIYFKPKKGGGISFNSTVTLTQCSEKLVQLILHEYKIFNAEVLFREDCSPDEFIDVIVGNRVYMPCLYVYNKIDQISMEEVDRLARKPNSVVISCGMKLNLDYLLEMLWEYLALTCIYTKKRGQSQDGSVGPDVWLTFSPSRPAERPDFTDAIILRKGASVEHVCHRIHRSLASQFKYALVWVSLWVESKQGGRPRTAPGLGMKQGIHTLCVVFLSFLWGLACLCVCPP from the exons ATGGGGATCTTAGAGAAGATCTCGGAGATCGAGAAGGAGATCGCTCGGACACAGAAGAACAAGG CCACTGAGTATCATCTGGGCCTGCTGAAAGCTAAGCTCGCCAAGTATCGGGCCCAGCTCCTGGAACCGTCCAAATCGGCCTCGTCCAAAGGAGAGGGCTTTGATGTCATGAAGTCGGGTGATGCCCGTGTGGCGCTGATTGGATTTCCCTCTGTGGGTAAG TCCACATTCTTGAGTCTGATGACCTCCACGGCCAGCGAGGCAGCGTCCTATGAGTTCACCACTCTGACGTGTATTCCTGGGGTCATTGAA TACAAAGGTGCCAACATCCAGCTCCTGGACCTTCCTGGAATCATTGAAGGCGCAGCCCAAG GAAAAGGCCGTGGCCGGCAGGTGATCGCTGTGGCGCGCACGGCTGACGTCATCATCATGATGCTGGATGCCACCAAGGGAGAGGTGCAGAG GTCTCTGCTGGAGAAGGAGCTGGAGTCTGTGGGCATCCGCCTCAACAAGCACAAGCCTAACATCTACTTCAAG CCCAAGAAAGGTGGTGGCATCTCCTTTAACTCGACAGTCACGCTGACCCAGTGCTCGGAAAAGCTGGTGCAGCTCATCCTACATGAATACA AGATCTTCAATGCAGAAGTGCTCTTCCGAGAAGACTGCTCCCCGGACGAGTTCATCGATGTGATCGTGGGCAACCGGGTGTACATGCCCTGCCTGTAT GTTTATAACAAAATCGACCAGATCTCCATGGAAGAGGTGGACCGCCTGGCCCGAAAACCCAACAGTGTGGTCATCAG CTGCGGCATGAAGCTGAACCTGGACTATCTGCTGGAGATGCTTTGGGAGTACTTGGCCCTGACCTGCATCTACACCAAGAAGAGAGGAC AATCACAAGATGGCAGTGTGGGCCCTGATGTGTGGCTGACGTTCTCCCCATCCCGCCCTGCAGAGAGGCCAGACTTCACAGACGCCATCATTCTCCGGAAAGGGGCCTCAGTGGAGCACGTG TGCCACCGCATCCACCGGTCACTCGCCAGCCAGTTCAAGTACGCCCTGGTGTGGGTGAGTCTCTGGGTGGAAAGCAAGCAGGGGGGTAGACCCAGGACAGCCCCTGGGTTAGGCATGAAGCAAGGCATTCACACTCTCTGCGTGGTGTTCCTGTCCTTCCTGTGGGGATTGgcatgtctgtgtgtctgtcctcCATAG
- the LOC129394455 gene encoding developmentally-regulated GTP-binding protein 2 isoform X5 — MGILEKISEIEKEIARTQKNKATEYHLGLLKAKLAKYRAQLLEPSKSASSKGEGFDVMKSGDARVALIGFPSVGKSTFLSLMTSTASEAASYEFTTLTCIPGVIEYKGANIQLLDLPGIIEGAAQGKGRGRQVIAVARTADVIIMMLDATKGEVQRSLLEKELESVGIRLNKHKPNIYFKPKKGGGISFNSTVTLTQCSEKLVQLILHEYKIFNAEVLFREDCSPDEFIDVIVGNRVYMPCLYVYNKIDQISMEEVDRLARKPNSVVISCGMKLNLDYLLEMLWEYLALTCIYTKKRGQSQDGSVGPDVWLTFSPSRPAERPDFTDAIILRKGASVEHVCHRIHRSLASQFKTHTPRDIFLDLGQSRLR, encoded by the exons ATGGGGATCTTAGAGAAGATCTCGGAGATCGAGAAGGAGATCGCTCGGACACAGAAGAACAAGG CCACTGAGTATCATCTGGGCCTGCTGAAAGCTAAGCTCGCCAAGTATCGGGCCCAGCTCCTGGAACCGTCCAAATCGGCCTCGTCCAAAGGAGAGGGCTTTGATGTCATGAAGTCGGGTGATGCCCGTGTGGCGCTGATTGGATTTCCCTCTGTGGGTAAG TCCACATTCTTGAGTCTGATGACCTCCACGGCCAGCGAGGCAGCGTCCTATGAGTTCACCACTCTGACGTGTATTCCTGGGGTCATTGAA TACAAAGGTGCCAACATCCAGCTCCTGGACCTTCCTGGAATCATTGAAGGCGCAGCCCAAG GAAAAGGCCGTGGCCGGCAGGTGATCGCTGTGGCGCGCACGGCTGACGTCATCATCATGATGCTGGATGCCACCAAGGGAGAGGTGCAGAG GTCTCTGCTGGAGAAGGAGCTGGAGTCTGTGGGCATCCGCCTCAACAAGCACAAGCCTAACATCTACTTCAAG CCCAAGAAAGGTGGTGGCATCTCCTTTAACTCGACAGTCACGCTGACCCAGTGCTCGGAAAAGCTGGTGCAGCTCATCCTACATGAATACA AGATCTTCAATGCAGAAGTGCTCTTCCGAGAAGACTGCTCCCCGGACGAGTTCATCGATGTGATCGTGGGCAACCGGGTGTACATGCCCTGCCTGTAT GTTTATAACAAAATCGACCAGATCTCCATGGAAGAGGTGGACCGCCTGGCCCGAAAACCCAACAGTGTGGTCATCAG CTGCGGCATGAAGCTGAACCTGGACTATCTGCTGGAGATGCTTTGGGAGTACTTGGCCCTGACCTGCATCTACACCAAGAAGAGAGGAC AATCACAAGATGGCAGTGTGGGCCCTGATGTGTGGCTGACGTTCTCCCCATCCCGCCCTGCAGAGAGGCCAGACTTCACAGACGCCATCATTCTCCGGAAAGGGGCCTCAGTGGAGCACGTG TGCCACCGCATCCACCGGTCACTCGCCAGCCAGTTCAA GACACACACACCCAGGGATATCTTCCTTGACCTTGGccagtccaggctgaggtga
- the LOC129394455 gene encoding developmentally-regulated GTP-binding protein 2 isoform X12 codes for MGILEKISEIEKEIARTQKNKATEYHLGLLKAKLAKYRAQLLEPSKSASSKGEGFDVMKSGDARVALIGFPSVGKSTFLSLMTSTASEAASYEFTTLTCIPGVIEYKGANIQLLDLPGIIEGAAQGKGRGRQVIAVARTADVIIMMLDATKGEVQRSLLEKELESVGIRLNKHKPNIYFKPKKGGGISFNSTVTLTQCSEKLVQLILHEYKIFNAEVLFREDCSPDEFIDVIVGNRVYMPCLYLRHEAEPGLSAGDALGVLGPDLHLHQEERTEARLHRRHHSPERGLSGARVPPHPPVTRQPVQDTHTQGYLP; via the exons ATGGGGATCTTAGAGAAGATCTCGGAGATCGAGAAGGAGATCGCTCGGACACAGAAGAACAAGG CCACTGAGTATCATCTGGGCCTGCTGAAAGCTAAGCTCGCCAAGTATCGGGCCCAGCTCCTGGAACCGTCCAAATCGGCCTCGTCCAAAGGAGAGGGCTTTGATGTCATGAAGTCGGGTGATGCCCGTGTGGCGCTGATTGGATTTCCCTCTGTGGGTAAG TCCACATTCTTGAGTCTGATGACCTCCACGGCCAGCGAGGCAGCGTCCTATGAGTTCACCACTCTGACGTGTATTCCTGGGGTCATTGAA TACAAAGGTGCCAACATCCAGCTCCTGGACCTTCCTGGAATCATTGAAGGCGCAGCCCAAG GAAAAGGCCGTGGCCGGCAGGTGATCGCTGTGGCGCGCACGGCTGACGTCATCATCATGATGCTGGATGCCACCAAGGGAGAGGTGCAGAG GTCTCTGCTGGAGAAGGAGCTGGAGTCTGTGGGCATCCGCCTCAACAAGCACAAGCCTAACATCTACTTCAAG CCCAAGAAAGGTGGTGGCATCTCCTTTAACTCGACAGTCACGCTGACCCAGTGCTCGGAAAAGCTGGTGCAGCTCATCCTACATGAATACA AGATCTTCAATGCAGAAGTGCTCTTCCGAGAAGACTGCTCCCCGGACGAGTTCATCGATGTGATCGTGGGCAACCGGGTGTACATGCCCTGCCTGTAT CTGCGGCATGAAGCTGAACCTGGACTATCTGCTGGAGATGCTTTGGGAGTACTTGGCCCTGACCTGCATCTACACCAAGAAGAGAGGAC AGAGGCCAGACTTCACAGACGCCATCATTCTCCGGAAAGGGGCCTCAGTGGAGCACGTG TGCCACCGCATCCACCGGTCACTCGCCAGCCAGTTCAA GACACACACACCCAGGGATATCTTCCTTGA
- the LOC129394455 gene encoding developmentally-regulated GTP-binding protein 2 isoform X11, whose product MGILEKISEIEKEIARTQKNKATEYHLGLLKAKLAKYRAQLLEPSKSASSKGEGFDVMKSGDARVALIGFPSVGKSTFLSLMTSTASEAASYEFTTLTCIPGVIEYKGANIQLLDLPGIIEGAAQGKGRGRQVIAVARTADVIIMMLDATKGEVQRSLLEKELESVGIRLNKHKPNIYFKPKKGGGISFNSTVTLTQCSEKLVQLILHEYKIFNAEVLFREDCSPDEFIDVIVGNRVYMPCLYLRHEAEPGLSAGDALGVLGPDLHLHQEERTEARLHRRHHSPERGLSGARVPPHPPVTRQPVQGTSTKYSPQRVGLTHTMEHEDVIQIVKK is encoded by the exons ATGGGGATCTTAGAGAAGATCTCGGAGATCGAGAAGGAGATCGCTCGGACACAGAAGAACAAGG CCACTGAGTATCATCTGGGCCTGCTGAAAGCTAAGCTCGCCAAGTATCGGGCCCAGCTCCTGGAACCGTCCAAATCGGCCTCGTCCAAAGGAGAGGGCTTTGATGTCATGAAGTCGGGTGATGCCCGTGTGGCGCTGATTGGATTTCCCTCTGTGGGTAAG TCCACATTCTTGAGTCTGATGACCTCCACGGCCAGCGAGGCAGCGTCCTATGAGTTCACCACTCTGACGTGTATTCCTGGGGTCATTGAA TACAAAGGTGCCAACATCCAGCTCCTGGACCTTCCTGGAATCATTGAAGGCGCAGCCCAAG GAAAAGGCCGTGGCCGGCAGGTGATCGCTGTGGCGCGCACGGCTGACGTCATCATCATGATGCTGGATGCCACCAAGGGAGAGGTGCAGAG GTCTCTGCTGGAGAAGGAGCTGGAGTCTGTGGGCATCCGCCTCAACAAGCACAAGCCTAACATCTACTTCAAG CCCAAGAAAGGTGGTGGCATCTCCTTTAACTCGACAGTCACGCTGACCCAGTGCTCGGAAAAGCTGGTGCAGCTCATCCTACATGAATACA AGATCTTCAATGCAGAAGTGCTCTTCCGAGAAGACTGCTCCCCGGACGAGTTCATCGATGTGATCGTGGGCAACCGGGTGTACATGCCCTGCCTGTAT CTGCGGCATGAAGCTGAACCTGGACTATCTGCTGGAGATGCTTTGGGAGTACTTGGCCCTGACCTGCATCTACACCAAGAAGAGAGGAC AGAGGCCAGACTTCACAGACGCCATCATTCTCCGGAAAGGGGCCTCAGTGGAGCACGTG TGCCACCGCATCCACCGGTCACTCGCCAGCCAGTTCAA
- the LOC129394455 gene encoding developmentally-regulated GTP-binding protein 2 isoform X6, whose translation MGILEKISEIEKEIARTQKNKATEYHLGLLKAKLAKYRAQLLEPSKSASSKGEGFDVMKSGDARVALIGFPSVGKSTFLSLMTSTASEAASYEFTTLTCIPGVIEYKGANIQLLDLPGIIEGAAQGKGRGRQVIAVARTADVIIMMLDATKGEVQRSLLEKELESVGIRLNKHKPNIYFKPKKGGGISFNSTVTLTQCSEKLVQLILHEYKIFNAEVLFREDCSPDEFIDVIVGNRVYMPCLYVYNKIDQISMEEVDRLARKPNSVVISCGMKLNLDYLLEMLWEYLALTCIYTKKRGQRPDFTDAIILRKGASVEHVCHRIHRSLASQFKYALVWGTSTKYSPQRVGLTHTMEHEDVIQIVKK comes from the exons ATGGGGATCTTAGAGAAGATCTCGGAGATCGAGAAGGAGATCGCTCGGACACAGAAGAACAAGG CCACTGAGTATCATCTGGGCCTGCTGAAAGCTAAGCTCGCCAAGTATCGGGCCCAGCTCCTGGAACCGTCCAAATCGGCCTCGTCCAAAGGAGAGGGCTTTGATGTCATGAAGTCGGGTGATGCCCGTGTGGCGCTGATTGGATTTCCCTCTGTGGGTAAG TCCACATTCTTGAGTCTGATGACCTCCACGGCCAGCGAGGCAGCGTCCTATGAGTTCACCACTCTGACGTGTATTCCTGGGGTCATTGAA TACAAAGGTGCCAACATCCAGCTCCTGGACCTTCCTGGAATCATTGAAGGCGCAGCCCAAG GAAAAGGCCGTGGCCGGCAGGTGATCGCTGTGGCGCGCACGGCTGACGTCATCATCATGATGCTGGATGCCACCAAGGGAGAGGTGCAGAG GTCTCTGCTGGAGAAGGAGCTGGAGTCTGTGGGCATCCGCCTCAACAAGCACAAGCCTAACATCTACTTCAAG CCCAAGAAAGGTGGTGGCATCTCCTTTAACTCGACAGTCACGCTGACCCAGTGCTCGGAAAAGCTGGTGCAGCTCATCCTACATGAATACA AGATCTTCAATGCAGAAGTGCTCTTCCGAGAAGACTGCTCCCCGGACGAGTTCATCGATGTGATCGTGGGCAACCGGGTGTACATGCCCTGCCTGTAT GTTTATAACAAAATCGACCAGATCTCCATGGAAGAGGTGGACCGCCTGGCCCGAAAACCCAACAGTGTGGTCATCAG CTGCGGCATGAAGCTGAACCTGGACTATCTGCTGGAGATGCTTTGGGAGTACTTGGCCCTGACCTGCATCTACACCAAGAAGAGAGGAC AGAGGCCAGACTTCACAGACGCCATCATTCTCCGGAAAGGGGCCTCAGTGGAGCACGTG TGCCACCGCATCCACCGGTCACTCGCCAGCCAGTTCAAGTACGCCCTGGTGTGG
- the LOC129394455 gene encoding developmentally-regulated GTP-binding protein 2 isoform X3, which translates to MGILEKISEIEKEIARTQKNKATEYHLGLLKAKLAKYRAQLLEPSKSASSKGEGFDVMKSGDARVALIGFPSVGKSTFLSLMTSTASEAASYEFTTLTCIPGVIEYKGANIQLLDLPGIIEGAAQGKGRGRQVIAVARTADVIIMMLDATKGEVQRSLLEKELESVGIRLNKHKPNIYFKPKKGGGISFNSTVTLTQCSEKLVQLILHEYKIFNAEVLFREDCSPDEFIDVIVGNRVYMPCLYVYNKIDQISMEEVDRLARKPNSVVISCGMKLNLDYLLEMLWEYLALTCIYTKKRGQSQDGSVGPDVWLTFSPSRPAERPDFTDAIILRKGASVEHVCHRIHRSLASQFKYALVWGTSTKYSPQRVGLTHTMEHEDVIQIVKK; encoded by the exons ATGGGGATCTTAGAGAAGATCTCGGAGATCGAGAAGGAGATCGCTCGGACACAGAAGAACAAGG CCACTGAGTATCATCTGGGCCTGCTGAAAGCTAAGCTCGCCAAGTATCGGGCCCAGCTCCTGGAACCGTCCAAATCGGCCTCGTCCAAAGGAGAGGGCTTTGATGTCATGAAGTCGGGTGATGCCCGTGTGGCGCTGATTGGATTTCCCTCTGTGGGTAAG TCCACATTCTTGAGTCTGATGACCTCCACGGCCAGCGAGGCAGCGTCCTATGAGTTCACCACTCTGACGTGTATTCCTGGGGTCATTGAA TACAAAGGTGCCAACATCCAGCTCCTGGACCTTCCTGGAATCATTGAAGGCGCAGCCCAAG GAAAAGGCCGTGGCCGGCAGGTGATCGCTGTGGCGCGCACGGCTGACGTCATCATCATGATGCTGGATGCCACCAAGGGAGAGGTGCAGAG GTCTCTGCTGGAGAAGGAGCTGGAGTCTGTGGGCATCCGCCTCAACAAGCACAAGCCTAACATCTACTTCAAG CCCAAGAAAGGTGGTGGCATCTCCTTTAACTCGACAGTCACGCTGACCCAGTGCTCGGAAAAGCTGGTGCAGCTCATCCTACATGAATACA AGATCTTCAATGCAGAAGTGCTCTTCCGAGAAGACTGCTCCCCGGACGAGTTCATCGATGTGATCGTGGGCAACCGGGTGTACATGCCCTGCCTGTAT GTTTATAACAAAATCGACCAGATCTCCATGGAAGAGGTGGACCGCCTGGCCCGAAAACCCAACAGTGTGGTCATCAG CTGCGGCATGAAGCTGAACCTGGACTATCTGCTGGAGATGCTTTGGGAGTACTTGGCCCTGACCTGCATCTACACCAAGAAGAGAGGAC AATCACAAGATGGCAGTGTGGGCCCTGATGTGTGGCTGACGTTCTCCCCATCCCGCCCTGCAGAGAGGCCAGACTTCACAGACGCCATCATTCTCCGGAAAGGGGCCTCAGTGGAGCACGTG TGCCACCGCATCCACCGGTCACTCGCCAGCCAGTTCAAGTACGCCCTGGTGTGG